AGTACATTTAACcctttcatatatatatatatatatatatatatatatatatatattattcttACCCTCTTTTATTCTTATaggttttatatttttattcttttaTAGGTTGGAATCCTCtttttaattatgttttaaaataaataggtTTATAAATTGATCCAACTAAATAGTTTCCGAAAAATATAAATCAATGTGAAGTAAATAGGTCATGTGTTTAATTTATAAtagtttaatttataatttttttaagttGTTGGTTGGATtccattttaataaaataaaatggaTATTATACACTGTATTTTGGTTTCAACCCTAAATAACAATAAAATTATTCAAACcgtattataattataattttatttcccgtagaattctaaattattttttgATATGGTACTTGGTTTGATTTTAGCACGGTTACCACatattttggtttcacccctATATTCTTATTtcatataaattttaaattactTTTTAATGAAATACAAAATTGTTTAAATCATATTATAATTACGATCTTTCTATTTTTCgtagaattttatattattttttattaaaataataaaattatttgaatCATATTATGGTTACATTACTTCTATTTTATGCAGAGctctatattattatatatttttttcgtagataacccgcagccgctacccttcgggtgcgtactgcgtaaaccctacgggctcacgcaatagcctgcaaaccacgtgaaccaaggtaaaccgcataTGGAGGAATCCAACTCCTGACTTACTACTAGGAAGGTAAACCGTGGAATTCGAACCTGTGACGAAGAGGATAGTTTTCCTCTATTTAACCATATTTTTTACAACACTGTACATGATTTTACCATATTTTTGTTCCAATTTGACCCTTTTTAGTTGTACTTGATTTAACCGTCTTGGTTTATCATTTTTTGGTTACATtactaaatttttattttatgcAAGTAATAAGTTTTTTGAAATTGTAGTATAATTACAATACTTCTACTTCCCGTATACTTCTATATTATTTTTTGTTGAAATAATGAATTTGTTCGGAACGTATTATATTTACAATACTTCTATTTTCATTAAAACGATGTATTACCTTTTTAACGATACAATAGTTAATTTCACCATAATTTAGTTATACCATAACATCAATATATTACATTGATTATATTATTATAAGTAAATTTAGTAAAATTTTCTCGACCCCGTATTTGGAACGGATTATCTTCTAGTTTGTTTTAAATTATGTTTCGAACTACGAAATCAAAGGTACACATTTTGATTTTGTGGTCCGATTTTTTTTTGGAATACATTCTGAATCCCAAATTTGATGTTAGTTTATCCACCTCTCAAGCGAAATTATGTTGCATTTTTTAGCTCAATCTAATTATCACACCTATACTAGTTATGGGGTATATTAACAAAGTGTTGATGCAGTGTTAGGTTTTCCCTCGCCTCTTAAATGCTAAATTTAGATGCAATTTTCTGTCGAAACCTGGTATTAACTTTTGGTATCGCAATATCAGATGGAGCTTAGTGAAGTGAAATGAAAAATTTGATGACAACACAATCAAATTAACTTGTAGCAAATTACTTTCTATTAACTCCAACTGTTGTAACAAGATACAAACCAATTGTCATCGTACTCCCTCGACTTGAACATGCAAGTGTTCTTCAGGTGAAGGCGAGGGCATTGTGTTGGTCCGGCATGTCGGACAACTGGGATGTGAATTGAGCCACATGTCTATACAATCAACATGAAATGAGTGATTGCATTTAGGCAATGTTCGCAATTCTTGGTCATCTTCAAACTCACTTAAACACACCGCACATTCTGCAGACTGTTTATTGCCCTTGATGTACCTATGAGTTGGGATGCTCTTAATGTCTCTATGTTGAAGGGCGGTGGATTTATGCGATAGTGCTTCATCCTGTTGATCTCGGGCAGTGACGTTCGTGCAGCAGCGTCGTATGATGACTATTAAAGCTATAATTCCAAATGTAGCGATGGTAAAAGAATGTTGAAACCAGAAGTTCTTACGGTCCATGGTAGAAAAACTCAGATATGCTTTGGCTTGAGGAGAGAACTAGGACTTTTTATATATTAATTAACTAGCCAACAAGGCAACAATGACGGTGATTGCAAAGATAAAACATTGGTTTGCATGATGCAAATAGGCCGGGAGTTTTATTCCCTTGGTTAAACTCTTGCTTTGATACTGTCTTGCATCAAGCTTTCTTAATGCTCCCTCCATCCGAATTTATTTGTTCAGTTTGACTTTTACACTTTACACGTAATTTAAGATGCGTTGACCACATAATTAcgttaattattttttaaattttctttgtgtaaataaaaatatgaatcttaaatttttttttcacaaaaataatatttaaaaaataattaatgtaactATGCGATCAATGCATCTTAAACTACGTACAAAAGTCAAACTGACGAGCTAAATTGAGGGAGAATTTTTAATACCAACGGTAAACAGGAAGACTAAATTGACTACTGAACCTCGGCCACTAGATTAGGGTGTCATTTGAAACTTGCATTGAAAACATGAAATGGTATGTATTCACCAAGAGCTGTATGAGCTCTTTGGGCACATCTACATTTAGGGATAAGTCTTCAAGATCAAAAGAATGGAAGGGTTGACCCTACTCCAGAACAAGGAAGCACCCAGACCAGACACTAGACAAAAACTGATTTTTAACTTGTACTACTTGGTGGCTGTAAAAGCTAAAAGGAACTACATAAAAATTGATCATATTTTTCTTCTGAATTCAAGCAAAATATAAAAGGTACAGGAAGTAAGAAGTACAAAAAACATAAACAAATTATGTTTATCAAATCCAATGTGTATAATGTTTTCTAAAACTATCTCATTGTAAGATTAAGATAGATGCACATCTCATCGTATGACTAACATAATGAGTAaatcaccccccccccccccattCAAGTATATCAAAACAAATCAGCTTGTACTGCATAGCTAACCTTCAACGGTTTTTAGCCCTCGACTTTTTCTGCTCTTGTGCTGAAAATGCTGCACATATCTTGCTCCAGCTACGAATCACTATAAGTGTCGGTATCCAAACCCAAAAGGAGTTTGCAAATATGTAGTATGCATAATAATAAAATGAGTCTACAGCGAAGTTATCCCCTTCCAGGAAAGAAGTGATAAAATATACAGCAGTTCCATACAGCTGTCCAAGAGAAATAGCAACCTGAAGTACATGGCTGTATGATTTTCTTTTGGCAATAGCATATCTGCCAAAATGTTAAGAATGTCGTTTTAGAAAAACGAAGGCAGAGAACAAAGCAGCTTGATATAAAGGTTAGTAGATTTAACATCGACTTTTATTTTAGTTTATAGGTTGATGACTTTCCGCATAGGTTAATGACTTAAAATCTTAGGACAACTAATATTTCATGTATATAAGCATCTCAGCAGATAAGGAGCTTGCATTCCTAAATCACTACTCCCTCCATCCCAATATACTAGTCACTTTAACTTTTTTCACGTATAAGGTGAATAAAAATTATAGCACcacaaaatattttttaaatgttctttttctgaatagaagtataaatattaaattttaatttaaaaatgaaataaaatgtTAAGCTATCGCTTTTACACCTTAAAATATGTGGCAAAAGTCAAAGGAACAAGTATTGTTGGACGGTGGGAGTATTATGCaagtttttcttttttttaaaagaaatcaTTTTGGAGTAGCAACTTCAAGCCACAGATGAGCTTTCTACCAATCCTAGTTAAAAAAGGTTGACCTTCCAATGCGAGGTacttcatctctctctctctctctctcttttcccATATAACACAATTTTTGTTTCCTTTTTCATAGACAGTAGAGTGTTCAATGGATACTATAACAGGAATTTAGATGTATATACATACGTTACAAGAAGGCAAGCTGGACCCTCCAAAACTGCAGTTATTCCTTCTACAGAAACAACTCCAGCATCTCGTCCTGCGTATCTTGAGTCGCCTTTGCTGTATTCCTTCCCTGCAAAATTTAAATTATAAGATCTAAAAAAAAGGTGACCCAGATCTTCTATTGAGTTGTACAAAAATAACACGCAATAAAAAACTTACAGACTTCTGCAAGGTAATGGGGAGTCGTCTTCTGGTAAAATTGGGGAGAAAAAACAAAATAACCCTCGAGTACCATGTGGGTGAGACCAGTGAAAACCCACCAGCACATTAGCAATCTGTCAAGCTTTGCTAATTTAGCAACTCTCCCTTTTACATGAGGGATAAAAAATTGGTCATAATCAACAATATTTTTAGCTGTCAAAGGACTATCCAAAAggcaaaaaaagaaaaaagaaaatcaTAATTCAAACATTCAAGCCTTTAAACATTATAATCATAGGGGATCTTTTACGTCGATATACTTCAAAACAACTTCAAAACAATATATATGAACACCATTACGTCAAACATCAGGATATCACAAATCAACCAGAGATGCAATGTTTCATATAAAATTTTCAATGGGTGCAGCTCCAAAGTTAAATGCGATTTCCATGTAAAGACCATCTCTTACccatttaaatattttaaatcaaaatctACAAAACAAGGAGATAGTTAACAAAAGGTAGTTACTAATTACTGCAGCTGCTGGTCAgcttgtcatttccattttttATAGTGGAAGTACATGATATTGTTCTATTTTAATAAGCTAGCATATAGATACAAATCCTTTTTGTTACGAGGCAAATGAACATACATAATACAACTAGCACTTGGACTTCAGAAACTTAAGTTATTTATGAGAAGAACTTATACAATCTATTAAAAATCAATTACCAGAGATAATCCACATGAGGGATACAACAAGCAACGAAGACCCTCCATAGACTCCAACAATGGTTGACATTGACAAGAAACCAGGCACGAAACCTGGAAGACTGAGATCTTCTGGAATATAAGGATGGGCATTTCCTAGAGATGACTCAGCTCCGGCCATATTCCACGCCCTAGATGAAGAATGAAAAAAACAGTGTTCATTGACATTTTTCGTAGTCAGCTGAACAGTATAAGACAAGACATGGGTTTTCCATACACTACTACATTGGTAACAGTGTACTAAGACAATCTTGTAAAGGCCATGGACACACCACTTGCAATCATGGTGAAAGTGCCTCCCTACTTTGGACCTTACATTATTTCAGATATCGACTTGTTTAAGTAATAACAACATGACCCAAAATGAAAATCTTCCTGGTTATTTTCCACAGTCTAATCAAACAAACTCTCTTAAGGAACTAGATTTTGCTTATACAAATTTTTCTAGTAACCTTCCGGCCTCAGTCGAATATTTGCACTCACTAACTAGAATGCAGCTCAAGTGATGCTATTTCTCGGATAAGTTGATAAGATGAGGGTGGAGACTTTGACTAAGAGAAAGGATGGTGGAACCAGTACAACGAACCATCAACAAATTTTTCCGAATCAAACAACGGAACAAAAACTAGCCTGGGAAGTGGATTGACAGTAGTTCAACGATTGGGCTTGGAACTAAAAACCTTAACAATAGTATTACCCTCGAACTTCCAATCCTTAGAATAACATTCAAGGAAGACAACctaaaaatcattaaaaaaatcgTCATAATCAAATCCACAAAAAGTCATCAAACTAATAAACATCTACAGGAAAATTGTTATATCTTCGTGTGCTTGAATTCCACAAGAAAAGGAAAGACTGATCAATGGCAAGACAAATTAACCCTAAACACGAACCCACAATTATAACATTGCTACGTGGTTTGTTTGGGATAATTCAAATCAGTTGAACAAGAAGAAGTCTGATTCTTGAGCAATTGTGCAAAAAAAAAGTTCTTAATCACAAACAAATGGGAACTATCCACGAAACTTAGAAGAAATCGAGCAACATTAGGCTTAAAATGATAATAATCTTGTATAAAATAAGGACTAGTGATCACAGAGTTAAAGCATTTATTTGGCAACCTTAAATTTAGCACTGATTTGACAGGGACCCGCTTCTATATCTCCAAGAGTAAATCTTTGGATTGTGCTAATTGATTCCTTCCACAGAGTTTCGCTTCAGTAAGAGATCTTCCGTAAAATTTTGTTTCAGTAATAAGTCTCAAATCTGTCATCCCGTCTTTCCGTATTCTTCTCTTGTCTTTCTATCTTTCCATATTATTTTGATTTCTTAACCTAAATTTAAGAAACACAATCCAAACAAACCCGCCCCGACTCTTCTAAGTTTTATGTCATGTGCATGTGTATTTTCTATGTTCCTAGAAAAGGGGGTGCATGTACATGTTCCTAGAATGGTCGGACGCGAGAAATAGAACTTAGAAGGGTCGGTACGAGGTTTGTTCGGATTATGTTCCTAAAATTTAGGTTAAGAAATCAGAAGAATACAAAACGACAAGAAAATAATATGGAAAGACAGAATGGCAGACAGGAGACTTATTACtgaaaaaaaaattacagaagaCCTCTTACTGAAGTAAAAATCTGTGGAGG
The sequence above is drawn from the Apium graveolens cultivar Ventura chromosome 2, ASM990537v1, whole genome shotgun sequence genome and encodes:
- the LOC141707080 gene encoding putative 3-beta-hydroxysteroid-Delta(8),Delta(7)-isomerase, which gives rise to MAGAESSLGNAHPYIPEDLSLPGFVPGFLSMSTIVGVYGGSSLLVVSLMWIISGRVAKLAKLDRLLMCWWVFTGLTHMVLEGYFVFSPQFYQKTTPHYLAEVWKEYSKGDSRYAGRDAGVVSVEGITAVLEGPACLLVTYAIAKRKSYSHVLQVAISLGQLYGTAVYFITSFLEGDNFAVDSFYYYAYYIFANSFWVWIPTLIVIRSWSKICAAFSAQEQKKSRAKNR